The region AGGATTGCGAGATCTCCTGGATTCGGCAGGGGGACATCACGCCGTTGCTGGCGGCGTACCCGGATCTGGAGGTGTTGTGGGTGCGCGGCGCGGACCCACAACAGGCTGATGAGCCTGGGGTACTTCGTCTCGACCCGGTACGCCATACCGCGCTGCGGGAGCTGGTGATCGAGTCTGGTGGGCTCCCGGGCAGCGTGGTGCGGGGCGTCGGCGAGTGTGACCTGCCCGCGTTGGAGGTTCTGGAGTTGTGGCTCGGCACCGATGATTACGGCGGTGACGCCACCGTTGACGACCTGGCCCCGATCCTGGCCGGTAACCGGCTGCCGGAGCTGCGCTATCTCGGGCTGCGGGACGCGGAGATCGCCGACGAGGTGGCGGCGGCGCTGGCTGCCGCGCCGGTGGTCGCCCAGCTCGACATCATCAACCTGTCACTGGGCACCCTCTCCGACGAGGGGGCGGCGGCGCTGCTGGCCGGGCAGCCGTTGACCCATCTGCGCCGGCTCGACCTGCATCATCACTATCTCGGCGAGGAGATGGTCGAGCAGTTGAGCGCCGCGCTGTCCGGCGTGGAGGTCGACCTGTCAGACCCCCAGGAGCCCGACGAGGACGGCGATCGTTACGTGGCCGTCAGCGAGTGAGCCGTGTCGGATCGG is a window of Micromonospora polyrhachis DNA encoding:
- a CDS encoding STM4015 family protein, whose amino-acid sequence is MTISEHVAEFAGLPCFQFEEGAELPETPASVAWRVEAWGEDDPDWEAQLSPTFQRVFESFLGTVDPATVTALVIGSWGYAASNTAPIEQLCAAASRLTGLRALFLGDITSEDCEISWIRQGDITPLLAAYPDLEVLWVRGADPQQADEPGVLRLDPVRHTALRELVIESGGLPGSVVRGVGECDLPALEVLELWLGTDDYGGDATVDDLAPILAGNRLPELRYLGLRDAEIADEVAAALAAAPVVAQLDIINLSLGTLSDEGAAALLAGQPLTHLRRLDLHHHYLGEEMVEQLSAALSGVEVDLSDPQEPDEDGDRYVAVSE